Proteins from a genomic interval of Kaistia defluvii:
- a CDS encoding ABC transporter ATP-binding protein, protein MATVSIRDLEIEFGNLKVLKNLDLEIEQGEFIVLLGPSGCGKSTLLNAVAGLLDVSAGQIWIGGKNVTWEEPKNRGIGMVFQSYALYPRMTVTGNLSFGLKMAKVPKDEIDKRVARAAKILQIEPLLDRRPAELSGGQRQRVAIGRALVRDVDVFLFDEPLSNLDAKLRTELRVELKRLHQGLGSTMIYVTHDQIEALTLADRVAVMNGGVIQQLASPKEIYRRPVNRFVAGFVGSPSMNFIDGTISVEGGAVSFKLSNGTLIDLTGYEFEKPPEHGRPATLGIRPEQVDLEHREPDARPIPVNLTLLEPMGADSLVWGDVAGTTFSVRVDGDAHVQTPSSADAFFQPAYASIFDLASGQRL, encoded by the coding sequence ATGGCCACTGTCTCCATTCGTGACCTCGAAATCGAATTCGGCAACCTCAAGGTCCTGAAGAATCTCGACCTCGAAATCGAACAGGGCGAGTTCATCGTCCTGCTCGGCCCCTCCGGTTGCGGCAAGTCCACGCTGCTCAACGCCGTCGCAGGCCTGCTCGACGTTTCGGCCGGCCAGATCTGGATCGGCGGCAAGAACGTCACCTGGGAGGAGCCGAAGAACCGCGGCATCGGCATGGTGTTCCAGTCCTACGCGCTCTATCCGCGCATGACGGTGACCGGAAACCTCTCCTTCGGCCTGAAGATGGCCAAGGTGCCGAAGGACGAGATCGACAAGCGCGTCGCCCGCGCCGCCAAGATCCTGCAGATCGAGCCGCTGCTCGACCGCCGTCCGGCGGAGCTTTCGGGCGGGCAGCGCCAGCGCGTCGCCATCGGCCGAGCCCTGGTGCGCGATGTCGACGTGTTCCTGTTCGACGAGCCGCTTTCCAACCTCGACGCCAAGCTGCGGACGGAATTGCGCGTGGAGTTGAAGCGACTGCACCAGGGCCTCGGCTCGACCATGATCTACGTCACGCACGACCAGATCGAGGCGCTGACCTTGGCCGACCGCGTCGCGGTGATGAATGGCGGCGTGATCCAGCAGCTGGCATCGCCCAAGGAAATCTACCGCCGGCCGGTCAACCGCTTCGTCGCCGGCTTTGTCGGCTCGCCCTCGATGAACTTCATCGACGGCACGATCTCGGTCGAAGGCGGCGCCGTTTCGTTCAAGCTCTCCAACGGCACGCTGATCGACCTCACCGGATACGAGTTCGAAAAGCCACCCGAGCATGGCCGCCCGGCGACCCTCGGCATCCGGCCGGAACAGGTCGACCTCGAGCATCGCGAACCGGATGCCAGGCCGATCCCGGTCAATCTGACCCTGCTGGAGCCGATGGGCGCCGACAGCCTGGTCTGGGGCGATGTCGCAGGCACGACCTTCTCGGTGCGCGTCGATGGCGACGCCCACGTCCAGACGCCCTCTTCGGCAGATGCCTTCTTTCAGCCTGCCTACGCGTCGATCTTCGATCTCGCCAGCGGCCAGCGCCTCTGA
- a CDS encoding efflux RND transporter permease subunit yields the protein MPKEGAVPGGISALSVRRPVLAIVLNLLIVIAGLAAYRGVEIRELPNIDQPVVTITTTYTGATPDTMDKEITSVIEKAAAGVTGWTDIQSQSTSGRSRVTVQFSDSVDINVAANDLRDAVGNAQRNLPDDADPPTIAKADTNGDAIMRLAVTSPTQKIEDLTKLVNDVIVDRLKAVDGVADVQINGDRSPNISIYIDPMRLASFGLTVADLKTALATVALDVPAGNLKDTNRNMFVRADASVKNADDVKAIRIKGDTRVGDVADVVFGPAAKSSSLQVNGRVGVGLGIVRQASSNTLEISAGVRKAITELATTLPKDVAVRVTSDDADFISGSFEEVERSLVLAIFIVIGVIYLFLGSLRSTLIPAVTVPVSLLGTIAAMYLMGFSLNILTLLALVLATGMVVDDAIVVLENITRYRAQGVGARAAAVLGAKQVFFAVISTTATLVAVFVPISFFKGTAGRLFSEFGFVLAFAVTLSGFVALTLAPMMASRLLGNGNHGHDEGGNFLQRGLNAVGNVGQRIYERVLDFCLKAPAVIILISILFAGGAVLAFDMLPQQLTPQEDRGSVMIAMTTPQGSTVDYTQGQMSLVTRAVEPLLKSGEATNIFSVAGNFGSPSNGFMMVTLAPWGERTRSQAQIAAELSQKIRSIPGAMINLRQPNSLGIRGGGQGLTFAVTGVEYDGITKAAQQLINTLGANPAFSNVQLNYDLNQPQLSVDINRDRAADLGISVADIGTIVSTLLAGADMGNFYVGDDKIDITALAPDGMIVTPSDLMNVQVRTGGGTMVPLSSVISVSEGATSPTLARQSLRRAVPITATLSPGVDLGSAMQILNEEAAKELPAGMNIVLTGEAATLNETSSGILQTFMFAVVIILLVMAAQFESFVAAAILFTTVPFGVAAGIYAILLSGGSLNIYTQIGLVMLVGLMAKNGILIVEFANQLRDEGQSVRDAIRNACLIRLRPVLMTMIATVLGGLPLILTGGAGSEARAALGWIMVGGLGVSALATLFLTPVSFLLLAGFSKPRIAEEHRLVAELAEAEAEDSRRREGKGPEEAPPRPLAIAAE from the coding sequence ATGCCGAAGGAAGGGGCGGTGCCGGGCGGCATTTCCGCGCTTTCGGTTCGGCGGCCGGTCCTGGCCATCGTTCTCAACCTGCTGATTGTCATCGCCGGTCTGGCCGCCTATCGCGGCGTCGAGATCCGTGAACTGCCGAATATCGACCAGCCGGTCGTCACGATCACCACCACCTATACCGGCGCCACGCCGGATACGATGGACAAGGAGATCACCAGCGTCATCGAGAAGGCGGCGGCCGGCGTCACCGGCTGGACCGACATCCAGTCGCAATCGACCAGCGGCCGCAGCCGCGTAACGGTGCAGTTCTCCGATTCCGTCGACATCAACGTCGCCGCCAACGATCTGCGCGATGCGGTCGGCAATGCCCAGCGCAACCTGCCGGATGACGCGGATCCGCCGACCATCGCCAAGGCGGATACCAATGGCGACGCGATCATGCGGCTTGCTGTGACGTCGCCGACGCAGAAGATCGAGGACCTCACCAAGCTGGTGAACGATGTCATCGTCGATCGCCTGAAGGCCGTCGACGGCGTCGCCGACGTGCAGATCAACGGCGATCGCTCGCCCAACATCAGCATCTATATCGATCCGATGCGGCTCGCATCCTTCGGCCTCACGGTCGCGGATCTGAAGACTGCCCTGGCGACCGTGGCCCTGGACGTGCCGGCCGGCAATCTCAAGGACACGAACCGCAACATGTTCGTGCGCGCTGACGCCAGCGTGAAGAACGCCGACGACGTCAAGGCGATCCGGATCAAGGGCGACACCCGCGTCGGCGACGTTGCCGACGTCGTCTTCGGCCCGGCCGCGAAGTCCTCCAGCCTTCAGGTCAATGGCCGCGTCGGCGTCGGTCTCGGCATCGTTCGCCAGGCGAGCTCCAATACGCTGGAAATTTCGGCTGGCGTGCGCAAGGCCATCACCGAACTGGCGACCACGCTGCCCAAGGATGTCGCGGTCCGCGTCACCTCCGATGATGCCGACTTCATCTCGGGCTCGTTTGAGGAAGTCGAGCGCAGCCTCGTGCTGGCGATCTTCATCGTCATCGGCGTCATTTACCTGTTCCTCGGCTCGCTCCGCTCGACGCTCATTCCCGCCGTCACCGTGCCGGTCTCGCTGCTCGGCACGATCGCGGCGATGTATCTGATGGGCTTCTCGCTCAACATCCTGACGCTGCTGGCGCTGGTGCTGGCGACCGGCATGGTGGTGGACGACGCCATCGTGGTGCTCGAGAACATCACCCGCTATCGCGCCCAGGGGGTCGGCGCGCGCGCCGCCGCCGTTCTCGGCGCCAAGCAGGTCTTCTTCGCCGTCATCTCGACCACGGCCACGCTGGTCGCGGTGTTCGTGCCGATCTCCTTCTTCAAGGGAACCGCCGGGCGCCTGTTCTCCGAATTCGGCTTCGTGCTCGCCTTCGCCGTCACCCTGTCTGGCTTCGTGGCGCTGACGCTGGCGCCGATGATGGCCTCGAGGCTGCTCGGCAATGGCAATCATGGCCACGACGAGGGCGGCAATTTCCTGCAGCGCGGGCTGAACGCCGTCGGCAATGTGGGCCAGCGCATCTATGAGCGCGTGCTGGATTTCTGCCTGAAGGCGCCGGCCGTCATCATCCTGATCAGCATCCTGTTCGCGGGCGGCGCGGTGCTGGCCTTCGACATGCTGCCGCAGCAATTGACGCCGCAGGAGGATCGCGGCTCGGTCATGATCGCCATGACGACGCCGCAGGGATCGACGGTCGACTATACGCAGGGACAGATGTCGCTGGTGACGCGCGCCGTGGAACCGCTGCTGAAATCCGGCGAGGCGACCAACATCTTCTCGGTCGCAGGCAATTTCGGCAGCCCGAGCAACGGCTTCATGATGGTGACGCTGGCCCCCTGGGGCGAGCGTACCCGCAGCCAGGCGCAGATCGCCGCCGAGCTCAGCCAGAAGATCCGCTCGATCCCCGGCGCGATGATCAATCTGCGTCAGCCCAACAGCCTCGGGATTCGCGGCGGCGGCCAAGGCCTGACCTTCGCCGTCACGGGCGTCGAGTATGACGGCATCACCAAGGCGGCGCAGCAGCTTATCAATACGTTGGGCGCCAACCCCGCCTTCTCCAACGTCCAGCTCAACTACGACCTCAACCAGCCGCAGCTTTCGGTCGACATCAATCGCGACCGCGCCGCCGATCTCGGCATCTCGGTCGCCGATATCGGCACCATCGTTTCGACGCTGCTGGCCGGCGCCGACATGGGCAATTTCTATGTCGGCGACGACAAGATCGACATCACCGCGCTCGCCCCGGACGGCATGATCGTGACCCCGAGCGATCTGATGAACGTGCAGGTCCGCACGGGCGGCGGCACCATGGTGCCGCTGTCCTCCGTGATCTCGGTCAGCGAGGGCGCGACGTCGCCGACGCTGGCGCGCCAGTCGCTGCGTCGCGCCGTGCCGATCACCGCCACGCTCAGCCCCGGTGTCGACCTCGGCTCGGCCATGCAGATTCTGAACGAGGAAGCGGCCAAGGAATTGCCGGCCGGCATGAACATCGTGCTGACGGGCGAGGCGGCGACGCTCAACGAGACGTCGAGCGGCATCCTGCAGACCTTCATGTTCGCCGTGGTCATCATCCTGCTGGTGATGGCGGCGCAGTTCGAGAGCTTCGTCGCGGCGGCGATCCTGTTCACCACCGTGCCGTTCGGCGTCGCGGCGGGCATCTACGCCATCCTGCTCTCGGGTGGCTCGCTCAACATCTACACCCAGATCGGCCTCGTCATGCTGGTCGGCCTGATGGCGAAGAACGGCATTCTGATCGTCGAATTCGCCAACCAGCTGCGCGATGAAGGCCAATCGGTCCGCGACGCGATCCGCAATGCCTGCCTGATCCGGCTTCGGCCGGTGCTGATGACGATGATCGCGACCGTGCTGGGCGGCCTGCCACTGATCCTGACCGGCGGCGCCGGTTCCGAGGCCCGTGCGGCCTTGGGCTGGATCATGGTTGGCGGCCTCGGCGTCTCGGCCCTGGCGACTCTGTTCCTGACGCCCGTCTCGTTCCTGCTGCTGGCCGGCTTCTCCAAGCCGCGCATTGCCGAGGAGCACAGGCTGGTGGCCGAACTGGCCGAGGCCGAGGCGGAGGATTCCCGCCGGCGCGAGGGCAAGGGTCCGGAGGAAGCGCCGCCCCGCCCTCTCGCGATCGCGGCGGAATAG
- a CDS encoding carbohydrate ABC transporter permease, with translation MASLTANAHVEPSGPRPKRIGPGRYGVYAFLIISALFFLIPLYVMIVTSLKPMDEIRMGNLFALPGSPSFDAWIKAWSQACTGLNCEGIHVGMLNSIKILIPSVILSIAVGSVTGYALSFWRPKGANILFAILLLGAFIPYQVFLYPLVRILSMVSLYNSIPGVVFVHTIFGLPLMTLLFRNFYAGIPIDLFKAARVDGGGFWAIFLRLMLPLSTPIIVVAAILQITGIWNDFLFGLIFAGRENFPMTVQLNNVVNSSFGEKEYNVNMAATILTALVPLFVYFVSGRWFVRGIASGAVKG, from the coding sequence ATGGCTTCTCTCACCGCAAACGCCCATGTCGAGCCTTCGGGCCCCCGTCCCAAGCGCATCGGCCCCGGCCGGTACGGCGTCTATGCCTTCCTGATCATCTCGGCGCTGTTCTTCCTGATCCCGCTCTACGTGATGATCGTGACCTCGCTGAAGCCGATGGACGAGATCCGGATGGGCAATCTGTTCGCCCTGCCGGGATCGCCTAGCTTCGACGCCTGGATCAAGGCGTGGTCGCAGGCCTGCACCGGACTGAACTGCGAAGGCATTCATGTCGGCATGTTGAACTCGATCAAGATCCTGATCCCGAGCGTCATCCTGTCGATCGCGGTCGGATCGGTGACGGGCTACGCCCTCTCCTTCTGGCGGCCCAAGGGCGCCAACATCCTGTTCGCGATCCTGCTGCTCGGCGCGTTCATCCCCTACCAGGTCTTCCTCTATCCCCTGGTGCGGATCCTCTCGATGGTGTCGCTCTACAATTCGATCCCGGGCGTCGTGTTCGTGCACACGATCTTCGGCCTGCCGCTGATGACGCTGCTGTTCCGCAACTTCTACGCCGGCATCCCGATCGACCTGTTCAAGGCGGCGCGCGTCGATGGCGGCGGGTTCTGGGCGATCTTCCTGAGGCTGATGCTGCCGCTCTCCACGCCGATCATCGTCGTCGCCGCGATCCTGCAGATCACCGGCATCTGGAACGACTTCCTGTTCGGCCTGATCTTCGCCGGTCGCGAGAACTTCCCGATGACCGTGCAGCTCAACAACGTCGTCAATTCGAGCTTCGGCGAGAAGGAGTACAACGTGAACATGGCTGCCACGATCCTGACGGCACTCGTTCCGCTCTTCGTTTATTTCGTGTCGGGACGCTGGTTCGTTCGCGGCATCGCTTCCGGCGCCGTGAAGGGGTGA
- a CDS encoding Gfo/Idh/MocA family protein — protein MTKVHKIGLIGAGNISAAYLKLAPLFPGTQIVAVADIVAEAAKARADQFGVRALTIDGLLGDSEIDTVINLTIPSAHYEVSNAILSAGKHAYSEKPFALSVEDGKKLVALADAKGLKLGSAPDTFLGGAGQTARKLLDEGKIGRVIAGTMHVMSHGMEMWHPNPGFFFQPGGGPILDLGPYYIAALINLLGPIRTVTAVATKGFEDRLVTAEGPLKGKTVPVGTPTTINAILHFVSGAQVTLTASWDVWKHGHVNPIELYGSEGTMLVPDPNFFGGSVRYSVEKGDYIEVDSSEAPFGKANWEDGKHANYRMLGVADLLDAADQGREPRCSGRVALHALDAMVSILDSAAQEKVITLSTTTERPAPLTQADADRFTAAR, from the coding sequence ATGACCAAGGTTCACAAGATCGGCCTGATCGGCGCCGGCAACATTTCGGCCGCCTATCTGAAGCTGGCGCCGCTCTTTCCGGGCACCCAGATCGTCGCGGTCGCGGACATCGTGGCGGAGGCAGCCAAGGCCCGCGCCGACCAGTTCGGCGTCCGCGCCCTGACGATCGACGGATTGCTCGGCGATTCCGAGATCGACACGGTCATCAACCTGACCATTCCGTCGGCGCACTATGAAGTGTCGAATGCGATCCTCTCGGCCGGCAAGCACGCCTATTCGGAAAAGCCGTTCGCGCTTTCCGTCGAGGACGGCAAGAAGCTGGTGGCGCTGGCGGACGCCAAGGGGCTGAAGCTCGGCAGCGCGCCGGACACCTTCCTCGGCGGCGCGGGCCAGACGGCGCGCAAGCTACTGGATGAAGGCAAGATCGGCCGCGTCATCGCCGGCACCATGCATGTGATGAGCCACGGCATGGAGATGTGGCACCCCAATCCCGGCTTCTTCTTCCAACCCGGCGGCGGCCCGATCCTTGATCTCGGACCCTATTACATCGCGGCGCTGATCAACCTGCTCGGTCCGATCCGCACCGTCACCGCCGTCGCGACCAAGGGGTTTGAAGACCGCCTCGTCACGGCCGAAGGTCCGCTCAAGGGCAAGACCGTGCCGGTCGGCACGCCGACAACCATCAACGCCATCCTCCACTTCGTCTCCGGCGCGCAGGTCACGCTGACGGCGAGCTGGGATGTCTGGAAGCACGGCCACGTCAATCCGATCGAGCTCTACGGCTCGGAAGGCACGATGCTGGTGCCCGATCCGAACTTCTTCGGCGGCAGCGTCCGCTACTCCGTGGAAAAGGGCGACTATATCGAGGTCGACAGCTCGGAAGCGCCGTTCGGCAAGGCCAATTGGGAAGACGGCAAGCATGCCAACTACCGCATGCTGGGCGTCGCCGACCTGCTTGACGCCGCCGATCAGGGCCGCGAGCCGCGCTGCTCGGGCCGGGTCGCGCTGCATGCGCTCGACGCGATGGTGTCGATCCTGGACTCGGCGGCGCAGGAGAAGGTGATCACGCTCTCGACCACCACCGAGCGCCCCGCCCCGCTGACCCAGGCCGACGCCGACCGCTTCACCGCGGCGCGCTGA
- a CDS encoding sugar phosphate isomerase/epimerase family protein, whose amino-acid sequence MSQHKISFQLYSARNFPPLETVLEGLAKIGYDAVEPYYPLYGEDAAGYRAKVDAVGLVTPTFHAPLDGVVGETSRFIDIAKTIGAETIVIPYLVAEQRPTDIDGWKKLHESFAGAAEKAKAAGLGLGYHNHDFEYATLADGSRPIDHLIGNGVSSELDLGWVARAGQDVAAEIDKLADETIAFHIKDLAPAGTTVDDGWTNVGDGVVDWKALWPHIEKAKKARILVAEHDNPSDWKLFAERSYAAIKALVS is encoded by the coding sequence ATGTCGCAGCACAAGATCTCGTTTCAGCTCTACTCCGCCCGCAATTTCCCGCCGCTCGAAACCGTTCTCGAGGGCCTGGCCAAGATCGGCTATGACGCAGTCGAGCCCTATTATCCGCTCTATGGCGAAGACGCCGCCGGCTACCGCGCCAAGGTCGATGCCGTCGGCCTGGTGACGCCCACCTTCCACGCCCCGCTCGACGGCGTCGTCGGCGAGACCAGCCGCTTCATCGACATCGCCAAGACCATTGGCGCCGAAACCATCGTCATCCCCTATCTCGTTGCCGAACAGCGCCCGACCGATATCGATGGCTGGAAGAAGCTGCATGAGAGCTTTGCCGGCGCCGCCGAAAAGGCCAAGGCAGCCGGCCTCGGCCTCGGCTATCACAATCACGACTTCGAATATGCGACGCTGGCCGACGGCTCGCGCCCGATCGACCATCTGATCGGCAATGGCGTCAGCTCCGAGCTCGACCTCGGTTGGGTCGCCCGCGCCGGCCAGGACGTGGCCGCCGAGATCGACAAGCTCGCCGACGAGACGATCGCCTTCCACATCAAGGACCTGGCCCCGGCTGGCACGACGGTCGATGATGGCTGGACCAATGTCGGCGACGGCGTCGTGGACTGGAAGGCGCTCTGGCCGCATATCGAGAAGGCCAAGAAGGCCCGCATCCTTGTCGCCGAGCACGACAATCCCTCGGATTGGAAGCTGTTCGCCGAGCGTTCCTATGCGGCCATCAAGGCCCTGGTTTCCTGA
- a CDS encoding carbohydrate ABC transporter permease has product MKPRFLRFWMAQVALAPAWLIVIFAYIGTILWTIQISFTSSKVFPVSNYVGFSQYTRLFGSERWIISVQNLAIFGLIFIVGCLILGFLLAVFLDQRIRAESVFRTIFLYPYALSFIVTGLVWQWTLNPTLGVQQTVRNWGWESFTFDWLSRGDRAIYVIALAGMWQASGLVMAILLAGLRGVDGELWKAAKVDGIPTWRVYVHIVIPILTPMFVTATVLLATAVVKVYDLVVALTNGGPGISTEVPAKFVIEYLFQRQNLGLATAASTVMMITVLCVLAPWLYVQYFRKPRSAH; this is encoded by the coding sequence TTGAAACCTCGATTCCTACGCTTCTGGATGGCGCAGGTCGCCCTGGCTCCTGCCTGGCTGATCGTGATCTTCGCCTATATCGGCACCATCCTCTGGACCATCCAGATCTCGTTCACGAGCTCGAAGGTCTTTCCGGTCTCCAACTATGTCGGCTTCTCGCAATACACCCGACTGTTCGGATCGGAACGCTGGATCATATCGGTCCAGAACCTTGCGATCTTCGGCCTGATCTTCATCGTCGGCTGCCTGATCCTCGGCTTCCTGCTGGCGGTGTTCCTCGACCAGCGGATCCGCGCCGAGAGCGTGTTCCGCACGATTTTCCTCTATCCCTACGCCCTGTCGTTCATCGTGACCGGCCTCGTCTGGCAGTGGACACTGAACCCGACGCTCGGCGTGCAGCAGACCGTGCGTAACTGGGGCTGGGAAAGTTTTACCTTCGATTGGCTGTCGCGCGGCGACCGGGCGATCTACGTCATCGCCCTTGCCGGCATGTGGCAGGCGTCCGGCCTCGTCATGGCGATCCTGCTGGCCGGCCTTCGCGGCGTCGACGGCGAGCTGTGGAAGGCCGCCAAGGTGGACGGCATCCCAACCTGGCGCGTCTATGTGCACATCGTGATCCCGATCCTGACGCCGATGTTCGTGACGGCCACGGTGCTGCTCGCCACCGCGGTGGTGAAGGTCTACGACCTGGTGGTGGCGCTCACCAATGGCGGCCCCGGCATATCGACCGAGGTGCCGGCCAAGTTCGTCATCGAATACCTGTTCCAGCGCCAGAATCTCGGCCTCGCCACGGCGGCCTCGACCGTCATGATGATCACGGTCCTCTGCGTCCTGGCGCCCTGGCTCTACGTGCAGTATTTCCGCAAGCCGAGGAGCGCGCACTGA
- a CDS encoding periplasmic heavy metal sensor: MAFKIEPKTRRTLLWGLLVVSLAVNAFFIGATVTDLARFRLGSEDKSPRIIRTELRWLKDRLSPDAIDSIETQLNVLKPDILARLDRLKTLRGELNALVAAPTPDKAAIDAHLRNIRIEVGAMQEQVQSRTFEALLNLPPEQRAALARPAN; encoded by the coding sequence ATGGCTTTCAAGATCGAACCCAAGACCCGGCGCACCCTTTTGTGGGGTCTGCTCGTCGTGTCCTTGGCCGTCAATGCCTTTTTCATCGGCGCGACCGTCACGGATCTCGCGCGGTTCCGGCTGGGCTCCGAGGACAAGAGCCCGCGCATCATCCGCACCGAACTGCGCTGGCTCAAGGACCGCTTGTCGCCTGACGCGATCGACAGCATCGAGACGCAGTTGAATGTCCTCAAGCCGGATATCCTGGCGCGGCTCGACCGCCTGAAGACCTTGCGGGGCGAACTCAACGCGCTCGTCGCTGCGCCGACGCCGGACAAGGCGGCGATCGATGCGCATCTGCGCAACATCCGCATCGAGGTCGGCGCGATGCAGGAGCAGGTGCAATCGCGCACCTTCGAGGCGCTCCTCAACCTGCCGCCGGAACAGCGCGCGGCGCTCGCTAGACCCGCGAACTAG
- a CDS encoding RNA polymerase sigma factor, producing the protein MAFSHPDLPRLKAATAASIRYRLIPGGKAGESVGEDDSKGRADALAGRDDPGDDKAIQADHALMQAVAGGEEGAFARLIQAEAPKLTRFVASVLSDLAEAEEVVQEALLRLWKQAATWEPNARIGTFLHQVAYRIAIDRLRRRRPHLDIDGFDDILEDDAPTPERHLTQKDDGRVVQAALDQLSERQRTVIVLAHFQELGQAEGADIMGIGEHAYESLLARARRRLRSLLGGKDGDDRQEGMRS; encoded by the coding sequence GTGGCATTTTCCCACCCCGATCTTCCCCGCCTCAAGGCTGCCACGGCGGCGTCGATACGCTATCGTCTGATCCCGGGCGGGAAAGCCGGCGAAAGCGTCGGCGAGGACGATTCGAAAGGTCGGGCAGACGCATTGGCAGGCAGGGACGATCCGGGTGACGACAAGGCGATCCAGGCCGACCATGCGCTGATGCAGGCGGTGGCGGGCGGCGAGGAGGGGGCGTTCGCGCGCCTGATCCAAGCCGAGGCGCCGAAACTGACCCGCTTCGTCGCGTCCGTGCTCTCCGATCTGGCCGAAGCCGAGGAAGTCGTGCAGGAGGCGCTGCTCCGGCTCTGGAAGCAGGCCGCGACCTGGGAGCCGAACGCGCGGATCGGCACCTTCCTGCATCAGGTGGCTTATCGCATCGCGATCGACCGTCTGCGGCGGCGCCGGCCGCATCTCGATATCGACGGCTTCGACGACATTCTTGAGGACGATGCCCCGACCCCGGAGCGTCACCTCACGCAGAAGGATGATGGCCGGGTCGTCCAGGCCGCCCTCGACCAGCTGTCGGAACGGCAGCGCACCGTCATCGTGCTGGCCCACTTCCAGGAACTGGGCCAAGCCGAGGGCGCGGACATCATGGGAATTGGCGAACACGCCTATGAATCGCTCCTCGCGAGAGCCCGGCGCCGGCTGCGAAGCCTGCTCGGCGGCAAGGACGGGGACGATCGGCAGGAAGGAATGCGATCATGA
- a CDS encoding ABC transporter substrate-binding protein encodes MKHFTKALLGAAAVVALMAGPSVAAEKAEVIHWWTSGGESAAVKVFADQFNAAGGEWVDAAIASGEAARAAGINRIVGGNPPTAMQFNTGKQFEDLVAQGLLNNLDEVAKADGWDKFLSPVLVKAVSRDGHYFAVPVNIHSNNWLWYNAALLEANKIEPPKTWDELFAAMDKLKAAGVIPMAQSGDAWTQVLLFNDVLLGVGGRDLYLKVYGDNNVEAVKSPEFAKVVETFGKLREYGDAGQQGRQWNQATGLVVSGKAGFNFMGDWAKGEVIAAGLTPGKEVGCIPGIGNQVYWIGGDVFVFPKTDNADAQKAQALLAHTMLTPETQVAFNAKKGSVPVRGDVDTSKLDACAQAGLKLLGTENGSVPGFDFLQTPDSIGSIQDIIGQFWTTPSQTPADLQAKFAEIIAAE; translated from the coding sequence ATGAAGCATTTTACCAAGGCGTTGCTCGGTGCAGCAGCAGTCGTGGCCCTGATGGCTGGTCCGTCGGTCGCTGCCGAAAAGGCCGAAGTCATCCATTGGTGGACCTCCGGCGGCGAATCCGCTGCCGTGAAGGTGTTTGCCGACCAGTTCAACGCCGCTGGCGGTGAGTGGGTCGACGCGGCCATTGCAAGCGGCGAAGCGGCACGCGCCGCCGGCATCAACCGCATCGTTGGTGGCAACCCGCCCACCGCCATGCAGTTCAACACCGGCAAGCAGTTCGAGGACCTGGTCGCACAGGGCCTGCTCAACAACCTCGATGAGGTCGCCAAGGCCGATGGCTGGGACAAGTTCCTTTCGCCGGTTCTGGTGAAGGCGGTCTCGCGTGACGGCCATTACTTCGCCGTTCCGGTCAACATCCACTCGAACAACTGGCTCTGGTACAACGCGGCCCTGCTCGAAGCGAACAAGATCGAGCCGCCGAAGACCTGGGACGAACTGTTCGCCGCCATGGACAAGCTGAAGGCAGCCGGCGTCATTCCGATGGCGCAGTCGGGCGACGCCTGGACCCAGGTCCTGCTGTTCAACGACGTCCTGCTCGGCGTCGGCGGCCGCGACCTGTATCTGAAGGTCTATGGCGACAACAACGTCGAAGCCGTGAAGTCGCCGGAATTCGCCAAGGTCGTCGAGACCTTCGGCAAGCTGCGCGAATATGGCGATGCCGGCCAGCAGGGCCGCCAGTGGAACCAGGCCACCGGCCTCGTCGTCTCGGGCAAGGCAGGCTTCAACTTCATGGGTGACTGGGCCAAGGGCGAAGTGATCGCCGCCGGCCTGACCCCCGGCAAGGAAGTTGGCTGCATTCCCGGCATCGGCAACCAGGTCTACTGGATCGGCGGCGACGTGTTCGTCTTCCCGAAGACCGACAACGCCGACGCCCAGAAGGCCCAGGCGCTGCTCGCCCACACCATGCTGACGCCCGAGACCCAGGTCGCCTTCAACGCCAAGAAGGGCTCCGTCCCGGTTCGCGGCGATGTCGACACCTCGAAGCTCGACGCCTGCGCCCAAGCCGGCCTGAAGCTGCTGGGCACCGAGAATGGTTCCGTCCCCGGCTTCGACTTCCTGCAGACGCCGGACTCGATCGGCTCGATCCAGGACATCATCGGCCAGTTCTGGACCACTCCGTCCCAGACCCCGGCCGACCTGCAGGCGAAGTTCGCCGAAATCATCGCTGCAGAATAA